TTACACACAACACGGACACACTATCGTAGACACACTCGGACAGACGACAGAGTAAACGATATAcggtaacaaaaaaaaaaaagaaattgtaaaaGGAGTGACGGCGACAAGGAACGTGAAAATTGTACGATTTTAAACTGTGATGCCAAAACATTTATATTATACTAGCGTTTTATGGTTACTACGATTTCGGAGACAGAGCAAGAGAGACAAATTTTTCTGAGCCGATCAAATGGAATACCTATTTTACAGAGTAATGACATACCCCCTCCTATATATCGGGTATTCGATATGGTATGTGtatgtaattaattaacaaaaaaaagGAGCAAATAAATAGAGACCGATTACTGAAAAATCGTTTCAATGTATTTTCAAGTCGATCGACTCGCGTCGATCCAACCCCCTTCGTTGAGTAACCGCATTTGCGAAACAAGTATTGGCGCTCGGTTACGCTGGATTATCAcaatacaataatatttatatggAATACGATTAATGCGTGAGAAAGTACATCGCGTGTACGATCATTTTGCGGAACGCTTTTCGCACAGTGCGAGGGCGCTCTGGATTGCCCTTGGGAGCTGATGACGTCAGAGTAGGCGTGGTTTCACTGCTCTGGGCGTTTCCCTGCGGAGCAGTTCTCGTCCACGCCTGCTCCGGTGGTTGAAGAAACCAGAAAGAAAGGGAAAGAAAACAAGACAGACATCAGACTTTTATTGTTCTTCGTTCGTTCGCGTTTCATCTCCGAAAGAATCAGCGTCTCGCTGGATCACGATAGATCACGCTTGATCTCGCGTGCTAGTCTCGAGGCTCGAAACACCGATTACAAGTTTACGCCGCCTAAGTAAACGGTACCATCTCTAATACGATAGAAAATACATaatctatttacaatgctaCAATATAAGGCGATATCATGCGTTTCCGTTGTCTCTCCGTTACGAGTCATGTACAAAGGTCATTCTTATGGCCCTTCCCCTACTCTCGCCGACGAAATCACGCCGTGGTGGAGAACTATCGATGGCGCTACAGATAATCATCGATGATTCGTCACTgttattcaaaattgttggttgATATTCGCAGATTTGACAAGATGAGACTGCATTCGTTTAGGTTTGGCACGGTTCTTTTCATCTGTTAGACTCTTAAGTGGTTTTAATTCGATTGGGTCATCGTGGTTGCTACAGTCTTCTTCAAATATGATGATCATCGATGGTTCAATTATATCAGAAACAATGGACCAGACAGTTCTCCAACGCGCACAATCGTCGGCGTACAACGCGCAGTGTTATAATTTACAGCAGTCGCTTGTTTCTTCATGTTTCTTTTGTTTCACAAAATTCACAGCCAAGTGGAGCCATCGTTAGCCCGCTAGCTTCCTATAGATAGTCTTACTATGTACGCCTATCATCTAGAACACTTTCAGAACGTCTTTGGATCGCTGAGAACCGTCGGTTTCAGACGAGAGGCACTTTCGGTGGTCCCAGCAAAGGGGGCCCGTTGTCGGGCATCCGATGAGGCCCGAGTTTGTCGTTTTGCGCCGGTACAGACTGCAGCAATCTGATCGCTAGACTGGCCAGTATCAGTATAACGATTAGACCGCAAATCGGCACCGCGATCGTCGCCGTCTTGAACCAACTATCCGTCGACTGACCCCCGTGATTGATCGGCTGCACCGGGCTGAGGAAAGGTCGCTGGTCGCCGCCGACCAACACTGCAACAACAAAGAGTCCTTCAATAACACCGCCACCGATGCCGTTCGCTCCGGCTCGCATAGATTATGCGAGAACGCTTCGTTATTCATAAATTCGCGCAACCTTCGACTTTCACTATTGTTTCAAATCAACCGACCGGGACTACGACATACGACGCAATCGAATCATCGAAACGTCGGCGATCATGGCGGAAAGGCTCGACTCGGGTTTCGTGGAGAAATTCGCCCCCGGCGGGATTTAGCGGGATTTTAACCGAACCGTGACTCGAGGCGCCACTAaacattgctgtaccattatccaaaatattgtttatatcaGTATCTAAGCAATgattaaacatttaggtattgtttgAGGTGTTATACCAATTTCTAAGAGACAGagaagaagaaatgtttagtttgGCCCGTTCGACAGCCTACCCACAAAGACCCTTCAACAAAGTAGTAATTGCAGAAAATCGAGAAACCtgtttttggcccattttccccatttattaACAATTCAAAGTTCTGAAGAAAGtctgacacatttcggataGCAATGTATGAGATATCGTTTGATGgattgtgaaaaatgaaatgtACAGGAAGGAATAGCGAATTTCGACTGGTTAGGGTTGTTAAAGGTCCTTTCCCCTTGTCGTGCGGAGTCGAGGATCGGGAACGATGTTTGAGTTGCGGTTTTATTATTGAACGAGAGCGCTCGCTTCACCTTGGAGGGTCTTGTTGATCCTGTTTCTCATCGCTGGACTGTCGACGTGGTTGCAGAGATCCTGCTCGCAACAGAGGTATCCCTTGGGACACCGGCGCTCCTTGAAGCTCTCGTCGAGGCAACCGCCGTTGGTGTCGTGGCTCGCTCTCAGCAACGATGGATTCGCGTTCGATGGCAACTCGGTGAAACAGCCCCTGCCGCGGCACATGTATCCTTGGGGCACGCATTCCGGCTTATTGCAGTAACACGTCACCTCCCGTACGTTCCGGGAATCTGTAAGTAGAACCAGACACCAACCGTGTTTTAATTAGATCACCTGCTAGTCCACACGGTAAACTTAAACTTCTAATGAAATTCGTTCAATTTCAGTTTTAACAACCTCCTAAAGATCGTTCATAATCAAGTATTAGGTTGCAGGGAAAGTTCTATCgcattttaaagaaaattagtataagAATTACTAGTGTACTCCAACCTAATACGTGAAATTAAACATTGATACACATATATTGATTAAATTGCTTTATGTTGTAGGAATTGTGGTCGATATCCGGCACCGAACGAATCGAAGCAGAGTGACGACGAGGAGCCTTATCCTTCATGGCTGTTTGAAGAACCAGAATCGATACATAATGAGTTGGCAAGTGCTGCAATAAACAGCGAAACAGAACCAGCGGACAGTGTTATCTGGCGAGCGAAGTCAAGCAAGGGCATCGAGTTCATAAAGCGAAAGGAGAATAAAACGAGCTGCAATATTAAGTGGCTTATCTCGTTCGCGCGAGGATCAACGTTACAATATTACTCGCAAAAAACCAGTCCCGATAAGTCCTCGATAAATCCACCATCTTTCTCTCCTTCGAGAGAGGATTCTTTTTCGGAACTGGAATATAACGCCGAAATCGCGATAACGCGAAACAAGACTCGAAGAAGAAGGATGTACGTCCCGTTCCCCGATAGGCGGAATCGTCATCGACGATTAATCACTGGTTGGTCTGATTAATGATGCAATAGCATGGGTGGTCCATGGCAGAAGGCAACGCTCCGCTGCAAAACGAGTACACACACTCACTCTCGATTCGATGCAAGTCTCGAAGAAGAGTGCAGTCTCTCGCGATCGGCGAAATTATACGAACTGCTGTGCGCGGTGCCCTGCTAATTGATTACCACAACTCATCTTTATTTATACGGGCCGTTTCGATAAGACGATTCGAGGATGCGCACTATAATTCCAAGAACGGTTGGGGATTTCGCGTTCCTGCATCCTCGGGCACCGACAGCCGTCGATTGTTGGCGGCCGACCCTAATGAGTAGCCGACTGAAAGTCATAAAAGATTATACCCTGAGCGTCGCAACAGGTAGACGCACGCAGAGGCCTAGGCTTTCGTTTACCCGTCCGGACGATCGGCCGCCTTTCCAGGCATTGTTCGCGAGAATGGAACGGCCGACAGAGTTCCTACACGCTAAATAACTTTTTGACAGATTGTCAACACTGTtcaaccttttcttttcttttttaattcgactttattttttaaaagcaggACTTTCGAGGGAGGCAGCGATCTAGATCGATCTTCCATCTAGCGCTCTTGACATCCCGGAAGCTCCCTGTTCATCTGGCAAGCTTCCGTTGGAGAATGAAGCGGGGAAAATGGAGCGAGACGGAGCACGAAGCCCGCGgggaattttgtataaaatggaGAGTCTCAAAGAGAGGATGGGGCTCGAGTCTCTGGAAGGAATCCGCTTGGAGAAACACGGCCGATCCGCTGGGACCGTGCTTGACGTAGCGTAAATATACATTACACGGCCGGAGTAGAGTTCTCTCTCCCCGCAGTGTGTTAATGAGGGCCGTACGAAATAAACAAAGAGACACGGAGCAGTTCGCGGTGACTAACCATCGTGCCGCTTGTTTATTATGATAATGCGTAGCCATCTTTATCCGTGACTTTACTCTTCCCCCTTTCCCGTAGTTTCTCCCTCTCTTGGTTCTTCGGTTCGGAGCTGCGGGGTCAACGGAATAATTTACATTGGCTATCACGGATTTTAAACGGCGATTCTCAACGGTAACGAAATCATTCCGTTTCTCGCGATCGGGTATCACGAGAGGATGGAAGAGAGACACGGGGTCTTTGTTCCGTCGTCGAATCACCCTGCCGCGCCGGAAGAAATCGAACAAAGAAGAACCTCCCGCGACGATTAACCGCGGTACAGTTGTTTATTATGGTAATGCGGGGCCATCTTTATCCGCGACTGCGCCCGCTCTGTCTCTCCGGCAACCATCCCCCCATTAAACGACCCTTTCTCTCTCGACAGAACCTTCTTACATTCTCCTCTTTCTCCTTGGAGTTCTTGCTAATAAGCCTGCAGCGCAgccttctcctctctctctctctctctctctctctcctactCTCTTCGACGATTCCCCTCTTTCGCTGTCTCCGTCCTTCGAAGCAGACGAAGCCCGGCTCATCGGGGAATAAAAAACGCTAAAACAGCCGAGTCACAAAAGAAAGATTAAAGTGGAGAGAATATATGGAGAGAGGCATGCGGCCCTCGTTGTGTGCATCGCTGCCGTTCGCTCGGCCCATTGGCTGGCTCTCACGAGCCCTTCGAGCGCGACAAAGAAAGAAGAACGGTCGCAGAAAGATGGTcattttttgagaaaaatctCTGCACCCTGAATTACGCATCTCGTGAACGTGGCCCATAGAAAACTCGGCATGCTCGTTCCTCGAAAAATTCCTCAAGGGGGTAGACTTGTTTGCGCAGCCATGTGCATATTGCTAATAATCGCATATGGGGTTTTAtagtttattaaaaaagaaaatgtgtaAGTGAAATTGCCCTCTTAAGGGGGCAGACTTGTTTTCAGGagtgcaagggtgcgggatgagcCTTCTTATTTCCCGATAATGCAAAactggggtttttcagtagtgagAAACGTTAGTAAAAGATCAATCCAGGCCGCAATCGCTCTGAAAAGTCCTATTGTTACGTTTACGAggaataatttgcattattcggcagtacgtagctgtcgcagctttatgaaaataggacTTGATAAAGATTGAttctttatctggcgtttttgactactgtaaAACCTCATCTTTACATTATCGAGGAATGAGTCTACCCCCTGAAATTGTTTATCGACGGTACAGCTTGTAATACGATTGAAATATTCGGGTTCCGTTAGCGTATGACAAGGAGATCGGAAATTTCTCCGAAAGGAATTTGTCTCGTCCAGAGGAGGCCCGAAGGAGAGGACCTCGAGAAACCGAGAAGGAACGAGAGAGCAGAAGTGGAAGAGAGAGATGGTAGAGGACAGAGACAAAAGGAGCTGCGGCGAAGGGCCTCGTGTGCGTTTAAaataaaaagggaaaaaagggGAAGCAGCGGGAGGTCGAGAAGGCCCGGGCAAAAGAGAGATACGGCCGACATGCCTGGAGCCGAAGAAGACCCGTCCGAAAACAAACAGACTGCTTCGCGGGGTCGTTCGTTATGCGTCCGTGGCATATTAATTATTTCTCgacggcctctctctctctcccctcgatCTTTCTCCCCCTAACCCGCCCATATCGCTCTCGTGTTTCTTCCTTTTACATTTTTCCCTCGGTTGCCAAACGATTACGGCCTCGGGAACCACCCCGAATCGATTCCTGCGGATTCTATTACTCGAAAATGCCAGACAGGCTGGAGTCCGCCGGACAGAATCCCAGAAATTAGCGAAAGCCGATCGGGGAATTGAGATCCTCCTACTTCGATCAAACCTGATCCTCTTCCGAGGGACTGGGGACCGAGGAATTTCGTTTTTGTTCCGTTAAATCGGTCCCCGGCCTTCTCACTATAACGAGTAGACTGTGGGCATTTTACGAcacaaatgagtaggtgtaatttaaaacattaaaaccaTCAGACGAGTTTAAAATTACTGTTATATAATTTTCTCAACCTGTAgaacatattgagaaagaagataaatatttattatgcatGAAGAGCCACAGTCTACATCAACATCACTTTCTCTAAGGATCGAGCCAGTGAACTGGAGGTTCAATTAATCGTGCAGATTCTTTGAGACTCCGTAAAGAGACGTCTCGAAGAATCTGCACGATTAATTGAACCAAAATGGTTTCCCTGCATTTTGGTAAACGCCGAAACATTAAGGAAAAGATGTTAAGTGCTCGGCGCGGTCGTCGGATGGTTAATAACGTTATAAGTCCCGATTTATGTAAATGCCGGGTTGTAAGAGACCCGGGGCCCGTTCCGGATGAAAAATAGAGAGCGTCGACGCCGCTGGCAAAAAAGGTAGACAGGCCCCGAACCGCTTTGACGAACGTCCACCGTCCCGTGTGTTTTGCGCTCGTAAAGCTGTCTGATTTCTTCGTGGTCCTCGGGATCATCCTAGCGAATTCCCCGTATATCGCGTTGCTCCCTGATTGTAAAAGGTTTTAGCGTGGCGCTCTTCACTATGCTGTACAGTGTATAGTATACACACTGTCTCGACTGCGGAGGCTTAACCTTTAACTTACTGACGTTAGATATTGTTCGGACCGCACTCCCGGCAGAGACATCGGATCTATCTAACGAGATACGCGTGCTGCTGCTTGTAGCTTATGCCCGATAAGCTTGTTTATTTGCCAGAGGAGGGTTCGACATTCGTCACTTATCCGGGATTAAATATTCATGTATGCCGATCGATCTTAAACACTCATCCTCGCTCCGCGGCTCCCGAGCCTCGTTATAATTAACTAATTAATCGGGGCTCTCCGGCTGATGGACCTTCCGCTTCGCTGGATTCTCCATTTTGACCAACACCCTGTAGAATTACCAGGGAAGGAGTAAatcttttgcaaaattgctatattatattaattgatcgaaacggtagcgccgaaagcattttcaaatttgataacatttacgatcgataattgggattattttaccctgtagaatgttacttagaaatagaaattttttatccAATAATTTTAACCAGCTGGAACCCTTCAAATTTTTAGATTCCTTAAAAGTTTTCCCAGTTttgcaaaaatgcataaaatgcttAGTCCAGTTATTGATCAacaatcagtagactgcggatctttatgcaaaatagcaaTTATttacgtcgattgcaagaaacagaaatcCAATTGAATGTTACCTCTTCgctcaatgattttaatagagtcgacatttaaacaattttccatttcatcttctcaattctgctataaatgcatgaagatccgcagtccaacgATCAGCCTGATCATTGTCCGATGCCTCTCGCTCGCTTACGGACACGAAAAAACAACGATCGATAAGCAAAAATGAATTCGCCGCATGTTGAAGCGGTCGCTGCGGCGGATGCTGACAAAAAAAGAAGTAGAATCGATATCGGCCTTAACGAGTCGCTGAAAGCACGGAGCTTAGGCTTGCAGGCGGGGAGGGCACACGATTCGCCGGGGCCCACCGCCAGCATGCCCGAGGATAGAAAGCCGTGCACGACGGAAACTTGATTTGAACGAGGCCCGTTGTATATGCAATTAGAAGAGCGACGACCCGGGTTGTACGTGTGTGTAGTAGATACGTGCGCTGCTCGCGGCCCGAGAGCTGTACACCATCGTCCCGGGGAATGATGAAACTAATGAGTTTCTCTCGGGGCTCCCTCGCCTGTGTCCGTTAATGCACGTACATTGCGTAACAAGCCGCGAACACAGCTCGTTGTGTGAGAGAGTCGCGACGAGTCGCCGGGTTCGTTCGAATCGCGAGAATTTTattccgtcgcgtcgcgacggAACAGAACTGGACACGGCCGCGCTAATCGCATTACCGCCAGCCAATTACCGAGCGAGACTGCTCCGCGTCGATAGCGTTGAATATCGGATTTTCTAATTAATAGGGACGACGCTGGCCGCGTTACGCAACGACAATTAACCGCGACACTGGTCGTTTCGCTAGGGGGTGGACAAACTCTCTTTAATTGCGCAAGGTTGGTCGCCAACCGCTCCCCGATTGTAATTTGTGTTCTAATCGAGTGTTGTGCTGCGGTAAAACTTTACTAATTTCTTGCACTTATTACTTTCCACAGGAAACATTTTTCTGCGACGCCACGAACAATGTCTGAAGATTCAGGCTTACGAACGAGTGTGATCCACAATTTGGGATGGGACGAGGGCGACGTGAACGATGCAGGATCTTTCAGAGGAGATGCtgctgaaaatgttccacttcaTTAGAGGCACAGCTTCACGCAACTTTCAACTTATCCCTCGTCAAAGGTGACAAACTTTGACGACTCTCTTTAGTTCACTAAGTatgtttttcaagataaatcGTGAACAATAATTTGTAGTTGATGGCGCGTTCTCGATACAGATGATCTTATGATTTTGGGAAACATTATGCATTCGCTAAAAATCGATACAAGGATTTTTCAGCCGATGGAGAGGCAGCGCGTCGGTTCGGCCCGCTGTGCGACAGCGCGACGCGCAGCGGCGCTTAATTGTTGATTCCGTCGGCCGCGTCACGGGGCAATTGTAAAACAGCGCGACGTCTCGGCTATCTTAATTTCTAATTAGCAGCGTCCAGCGTTCTGAATTGCCGTAATTAGTATTCCGTCGCGACGGAAAGCGCGTTGGTGGCCGTGTTCCCGATGTTGGCGAGTTCTCGATTCGTTTTGTAGCGGCGCGGACGACGATGAGGAAACAGAGTCGTCAGAGAGCTCGGATTCTAGTATCGGGGATTACGGAGACTGGGGTTCGCGTGCATGCGAGACCgaggagaagagaaagagaggaacgaGACCGGTCGTTTCTCAATCGTGCTGGGCTTTGTGCGTGGCTGCGTCGACGGCAGGTCTTTCTCGACCTGTTGAGCAAACGATTGTCCCTTGATAATGGGAGATCCGTTGCGGTTTGCAGAAGGATCCTTACACGCTATGGATCCTTGAGTCGTTGAACTGAAACCAGGCCTCTGGCGCGACCCGATTAACCCTTCCGATGATGAATCGCGGCCGGAACGAAAGCCAGAAGCTGCCCGCAGCGTTGCTTCTGCAAACAACGCCCGCCGAAACCCGCTCTCGGCccgatttaattaaaatttagggTGGACGCTGCACCACTTCATTCTGCTTGTGGATCTTTCTGTCAACCGTAGATCCTTTCATTCGATCCCACAGGAATTCTGCACAATTTACTCGCGAGATTCCGCAAACAGCGAGAACGCAAATATCGCTGATCTCTTCCCGTTAATATCTGGGACACTCCGAGATTCTTCACGCGATTACGCGTTAGGCTATGTCAGAGTATTGCGAGATCGTTGAAAGCGCAGCCTTAATTATGGAAAGCGAAACGGGTATTGAAAATTGACCATGATATACGACAGGTTGAAGTTCAACGCGGGCTGCGTCAATGTTAACGCCTCGACTCCTTCCAGCatattagaaattaatattccgAATAAATTTACATAAGCGGCGCGATAACTCGTGCAAAGACGGAAACACTGTCTCGACGATGTCCttatacacttcggaagcgttGCCTAACTGTTAACTGCATACCGCGAGTCCAATTAAAGGCTGAGTAATCACGATTTCAAACGAAGTGGCTGCGATAAAGATGCGCGTATAATATCGTCATGATATCTTAACTATCCTGGCAGTACGTTAGAACGTGGACGAGGAACCTGATCCGTAGTTAATATTTTAGTGCTGGAATTATCGAGTGGATTGAAACGAGCAATATATTTCAATATGATCGGTGGATGATTGCCATTGACATTAAAACTACGAGCAGTAAaagcgattcaaatgttttagctAACAAAAATATTGCCATACTAGACTGCGGTCtttttgcatttatgacagaaatgggcaggtgcaatttaaagcagtggatgtGTGCAAAATATTTGAGGACGTCGagatattagtttcagcttaggaagctaattcaaagaagaatacaatttttatacggCTCCTTttttatctatataaataaaaatcatatgcTGTTCGCCTCTCGCAAAGCTTGCGAGCAACAACTCTCCTCTAgttttgaataaaaatctgcgcagtctagttatcacaatATATGCTTGGACAAATAaatgtatcgaatcaatttccatgtagcAACTTCGTCATTCCGATAATTGCAAGATGAAAAATACGTATATGGCAGTGGCAGGTTCAGCGTTAAAATTTGCATCGGTGTTTCAATTTTTTCTCCCGCTTGTCGAAGGAATTGAAATTTGTTGGGGAGCGTGACTGGACGTATAATCGCTCGAGTGACAAGGTACAAGTGCCATCGACTGGCTGGACAGATATCTGGTTGAATCGTTCTGGAACAAGCGCACGGGAACGAGCATCGGCAACCACCGCAAGGTCGGCGGACACGCGATCGAAATCACAAGCGAGGTATAACAGCAGCGACAGCAGTATAGTACAGCGGCGTGGAGAATTATAAACGTTTGTTGCAGGAGGACGAAAAAGGGGGTCCCGAGGCGAGTCACGTCCTGGGCCACCGCGGGACACCTGTTCCCGTAGAGTGGGCTATGAACCTGCGGAGTTATGCGCAAGAACAAAAAGGTCCCGGGTTTCCtcatcgacgccgacgccgaaaGGAGTGGCCACCGGACGATGAGAAGGAGGACGACGAaagagaagaaggaggaggaggaggaggaggagccgCAGGAAACAAGAAGATAGAAGAGGAAAGAAGATGGGACCGGTCCTCGGGGAGTTCCTCGAGAGATTCGTGAGAAACTTTGGCCGAGAGCGTGCCGCTCGTGGTATGTATTCGAATATACGCGCGGATCGATCCGCAGGAAGGTTAAGCTGTAGATCGGGTGATCCGCGATGAGCGGGATACCGAACAAATTTAACGGGCCTTTTACCGGCCGAACACCGCTATCTGCCATCGGAGATATTCTTCAAACAGCTGGAGAACATCGATCCATCTGCTTCCAGTCCCAAATTCTACAAATTATTCACCTCTGGATTGAGAAGCGTTGGTAGGAAAACTTGTAGAGCGATTGGACTGGCGGGGATAGATGTCTCACTAATTGCCAAGGCTTATTTTCAACCCCCTGCCGtgttttaacaaagtctaacaagtaTGAACGGTACGCTTATTCTTTGGATTAAAATAAACGCAGCCAAATGtaccaaaaatataaattttcgttcttcttctaCGTCATTTCATTCTACATTCTTAGCAAAGGGTTTAAAGTAACGAGGTGGTTGGACCACTCGAGGACGTATCCGAGTTTCTTGAAAATTAGCGATCGGAATCCATGATTGACTGTAATTAATACCGTCGTAACGCTGTCATTTCGACTTACGTCGTTGCTGCAAGCCACTTTTTACCTCGATGGCTGTACAGGtgtaattaaaaataagtaaCGAGGCGGTTCACGGAAAATTCGAGTGTTTCCGAAGACCGTCTGGCTAGCAATGTATCATTGACAGCAAGTACAGAGCCGTGACACAGTGGTTTCGACCAATCGACGTCGCTCCGAGCGAAAATGCTTGGTaaggaaattaatttcgttCTTGTTACCGGCTCGCCtgaacgaaaaaaaagaggATCGGGAATACCTTCGTCTCGTTTTTTCACGTTGGTTCTTCCTACACGACATGAATTCTCCGCGAGGAGAAGAAGTTTAATCGGTGCCTTGTTCTTGGCCAGTCATCCTCCTTAAAAAGGAGAAAGGGTGGCGAGCCCCGGGTCCCATTAAACGGATGCACTGTTGTCTTTCacgattatatatacatatacgacgCTCCTCCATATTCGAGAGCTACGCTGCTTTGATAATTCAAGAACGCGAGAGCCGAAATATCCTCTGAACGGCAATAAAACCTATCGTAGACCTCCTGGAGAGCGACACGGGGTCGTTTTTCGCTGCTAGTCGATGAAGAATCGACCGAATTCGTGCGGTATCCGGTCCCCGTTTAATGGGGATCATTAGTTACTGCTTTTATCGGATGTCTGTCCACCGAGCTGTATTACTAATGAAATATCTCCGGCCCGGAAAGAATTCCTCCTGGCCGTATCGAATTTAACGAGCCAATTAACTTGGCCTCCTCCGGCCTCGACAATTAGGGAAACATTTCGCAACTTTTCCTTACGATTATCACTCCGATCCACGGCTGAATAATTTGTAGGATTTCCTGTTTGAATCCGTACTTCACAGTTACAACGATTAAAAACGTCTTTAACCCCGAAACTCTCGTAGAAGCGACAAGAAAATTTAAGAATGCTTATTCCATTTTGTTAAAAACTTCGTCTCGagtctcgttaaaatacggcaaggggttaattgcaAGTATGAAGCCAGCAGGGTGAAAAATGGCTCCGGGCCATGAGCGTATTGTATCGGGACACAGTTTGTCCACCGAGCAGCGACCATAAAATACGAAGCAGCAGGCCAAGCAGCGGGGTAAAGCAATTTCTACGGTGGACGCAACGATGCAAAGCGTTGCGCCGAACGGACGACAAGTGCACCCGCATAATGGGCCGGTTTCTGCCCCCACTGCACCGGTT
The sequence above is drawn from the Lasioglossum baleicum chromosome 8, iyLasBale1, whole genome shotgun sequence genome and encodes:
- the LOC143211522 gene encoding BMP and activin membrane-bound inhibitor homolog, coding for MLSRDLLTFATMVSGLSMAIGASVDLDSGDYEVFADNDGKPDDNDSRNVREVTCYCNKPECVPQGYMCRGRGCFTELPSNANPSLLRASHDTNGGCLDESFKERRCPKGYLCCEQDLCNHVDSPAMRNRINKTLQVLVGGDQRPFLSPVQPINHGGQSTDSWFKTATIAVPICGLIVILILASLAIRLLQSVPAQNDKLGPHRMPDNGPPLLGPPKVPLV